One Cucurbita pepo subsp. pepo cultivar mu-cu-16 chromosome LG20, ASM280686v2, whole genome shotgun sequence genomic window carries:
- the LOC111783275 gene encoding uncharacterized protein LOC111783275 isoform X2: MVDTNSIDVILDFLTRNQFTRAEAALRSELCNHPDLNGLLKKLTLEEKSSGDTLEVEHGDKPMVENRLAGSQINFDVSKELIVKEIECGGGRNGSESKWKNDCVYGERNKSNEAVGTSDRSFTFSQGSDDTVLDLYSWKVKSSNGLSGVSQNDGVKDANNFPELQVSEKSGYHPGEVSESRKANFKTGESVILSGEKRDFWHGNSSTANVETKYDISQRYEPKELDQQVKAASAYVNENTADISWYKDAKRKAEVNDIRATIKEQVDEVGRTLYFGRSQDNAEQKTLSSLSLALVAESQKEELPRLPPVKLKSEDKPLILSWKDNFERDGQIAKFTSIDSSLLIGSYLDVPVGQEISSSGGKRNAGGSWLSVSQGIAEDTSDLVSGFATVGDGLSESLDYPNEYWDSDEYDDDDDVGYMRQPIEDETWFLAHEIDYPSDNEKGTGHGSVPDTQDRAQTKGEDDDQSFAEEDSYFSGEQYFQSKHIQPVSTAEDPMGLTVTEMYGRTNENDLMAQYDGQLMDEEELNLMRAEPVWQGFVTQTNELIMLGDGKVVNESRKPRYDDIGADDDQHGSVRSIGVGINSDVADIGSEVRESLVGGSSEGGDLEYFHDHAVGIGGSQLPYNDSDKKYLDRSNRDKKSSSKHQSNKQTSRNDTSTYAQIQNPGDGGFSFPPPLSERQLVQACSSKSLWSNNPSRVINDENDTSLNALMQSNNNILASWGPKNSDSSPDNSLRDENNADAVRSGSSSPSMLSNYHYTERGHTKIENDDKISSVREEDPVASLEDEEAAAVQEQVRQIRSQEEEFESFNLKIVHRKNRTGFEEDKNFHVVLNSVIAGRYHVTEYLGSAAFSKAIQAHDLHTGMDVCIKIIKNNKDFFDQSLDEIKLLKYVNKHDPADKYHILRLYDYFYYREHLLIVCELLKANLYEFHKFNRESGGEVYFTMPRLQSITIQCLEALQFLHGLDLIHCDLKPENILVKSYSRCEVKVIDLGSSCFETDHLCSYVQSRSYRAPEVILGLPYDKKIDIWSLGCILAELCTGNVLFQNDSPATLLARVIGIISPIDQSMLAKGRDTYKYFTKNHMLYERNQESNRLEYLIPKKTSLRHRLPMGDQGFIDFVAHLLEINPKKRPSASEALKHPWLSYPYEPISS; encoded by the exons ATGGTTGATACAAATTCAATCGATGTAATTCTGGACTTCTTAACACGGAATCAGTTCACGAGAGCCGAGGCAGCATTGCGAAGTGAGCTCTGTAACCACCCAGATTTGAATGGGCTTCTCAAGAAACTCACGCTTGAAGAGAAGAGTAGCGGGGACACGTTGGAGGTAGAACACGGGGACAAACCAATGGTGGAGAACCGACTGGCAGGTTCACAAATTAACTTTGATGTCTCCAAGGAACTTATTGTCAAGGAAATAGAGTGTGGAGGTGGTAGAAATGGTTCTGAAAGCAAATGGAAAAATGATTGTGTGTATGGAGAGAGGAATAAATCAAATGAAGCAGTTGGAACAAGTGATAGGAGCTTCACATTTTCTCAAGGTTCAGACGATACTGTGCTTGATTTATATTCATGGAAAGTTAAATCTAGTAATGGTCTGTCTGGAGTTTCCCAGAATGATGGGGTTAAGGATGCAAACAACTTTCCTGAACTTCAGGTATCTGAAAAATCCGGATATCATCCTGGAGAAGTTTCTGAATCAAGAAAAGCCAACTTCAAAACAGGTGAAAGTGTTATTTTATCTGGTGAAAAGAGAGACTTTTGGCATGGAAATTCTAGCACAGCAAATGTGGAAACCAAATATGACATTTCCCAAAGATATGAACCAAAGGAACTAGATCAGCAAGTTAAGGCTGCCTCTGCATACGTTAATGAAAACACTGCAGATATTTCATGGTATAAAG ATGCAAAGAGAAAAGCAGAGGTGAATGATATAAGGGCAACAATTAAAGAGCAGGTAGATGAGGTGGGAAGAACTTTATATTTTGGCAGATCTCAGGATAATGCTGAGCAAAAAACTCTAAGCAGTTTAAGTTTAGCTCTCGTGGCTGAAAGTCAGAAGGAGGAATTGCCTCGATTGCCACCTGTTAAACTTAAGTCTGAAGACAAGCCTTTGATTCTTAGTTGGAAGGACAACTTTGAACGTGATGGACAAATTGCAAAATTTACTAGCATTGACAGCTCCCTTCTTATAGGGTCCTATCTAGATGTTCCTGTTGGGCAAGAAATTTCGTCTTCTG GTGGAAAGAGGAATGCTGGTGGCAGTTGGTTGTCTGTAAGCCAGGGAATTGCAGAGGATACATCTGATTTAGTTTCTGGTTTTGCCACTGTTGGTGATGGCTTAAGTGAGTCTCTAGACTATCCTAATGAGTATTGGGACTCTGatgaatatgatgatgatgatgatgttggATACATGCGGCAGCCTATTGAGGATGAGACATGGTTTTTGGCTCATGAGATTGATTATCCAAGTGACAATGAAAAGGGAACAGGGCATGGAAGTGTTCCAGATACGCAGGATAGAGCTCAAACCAAAGGTGAGGATGATGATCAATCTTTCGCTGAGGAGGACTCTTACTTTTCTGGTGAACaatattttcaatcaaaacatATTCAGCCAGTTTCAACTGCAGAGGATCCTATGGGGTTGACTGTGACTGAAATGTATGGGAGGACCAATGAGAATGATTTAATGGCTCAATATGATGGGCAGCTGATGGATGAAGAGGAACTGAACTTGATGCGTGCTGAACCTGTGTGGCAAGGTTTTGTCACCCAGACTAATGAGCTGATAATGTTAGGGGATGGGAAAGTTGTAAACGAGTCTAGAAAACCAAGATATGATGATATTGGTGCGGATGATGATCAACATGGTTCAGTTAGATCAATTGGTGTGGGGATCAATAGCGATGTGGCTGATATTGGCAGTGAAGTACGTGAAAGCTTGGTGGGAGGCAGCAGCGAGGGGGGAGATTTAGAATACTTCCATGACCACGCGGTTGGAATTGGTGGCTCCCAACTTCCGTATAATGATTCAgacaaaaaatatttggatagATCTAACAGGGATAAGAAGAGCTCTAGTAAACATCAgtcaaataaacaaacatcTAGGAATGATACAAGCACGTACGCACAGATACAGAACCCAGGTGATGGGGGATTTTCATTTCCCCCACCGTTGAGCGAGAGACAATTGGTACAGGCATGTTCGAGCAAATCTTTGTGGTCTAACAACCCTAGCAGAGTGAttaatgatgaaaatgataCTTCTTTGAATGCTTTGATGCAATCTAACAACAATATACTGGCTTCTTGGGGGCCAAAAAATTCTGATTCTTCACCTGATAATAGTCTTAGGGATGAAAACAATGCTGATGCTGTAAGGTCCGGTAGTTCAAGTCCTTCCATGCTTTCCAATTATCATTACACGGAAAGAGGGCACACCAAGATAGAAAATGATGATAAAATTAGTAGCGTAAGGGAAGAAGATCCTGTGGCATCACTTGAGGATGAAGAGGCAGCTGCCGTGCAAGAGCAAGTAAGGCAGATAAGGAGTCAAGAGGAGGAATTTGAGTCTTTCAACCTCAAAATTGTTCATCGTAAAAACAG AACTGGCTTTGAGGAGGACAAGAATTTCCATGTGGTATTAAATTCTGTAATAGCTGGACGCTATCATGTCACTGAATATCTTGGGTCAGCTGCATTCAGCAAGGCTATACAAGCACATGACCTGCACACAGGCATGGATGTATGCATAAAGATTATAAAGAacaacaaagatttttttGATCAAAGTCTTGATGAAATAAAGCTTCTAAAATATGTTAATAAGCACGACCCGGCAGACAAATACCACATTCTACGACTATATGATTACTTCTACTATCGG GAGCATCTGTTAATTGTGTGTGAACTTCTGAAGGCAAACCTATATGAGTTTCACAAATTTAATAGAGAATCAGGAGGAGAAGTATACTTCACTATGCCGAGATTGCAG TCCATTACAATTCAATGCTTGGAGGCACTTCAGTTTTTACATGGTCTTGATCTTATACATTGCGACTTGAAGCCTGAAAATATACTGGTGAAAAGTTATAGTAGATGTGAGGTGAAAGTTATCGATCTCGGAAGTAGTTGTTTTGAGACAGATCATCTTTGCTCCTACGTTCAATCCCGATCCTACCGTGCCCCAGAGGTTATCTTGGGACTTCCGTATGATAAGAAGATAGACATATGGTCTCTTGGCTGTATCTTGGCAGAACTTTGTACTGGCAAT GTTCTCTTTCAAAATGATTCACCCGCTACATTACTTGCACGAGTGATTGGAATTATAAGTCCTATTGATCAAAGTATGCTTGCCAAGGGACGAGATACATACAAGTATTTTACCAAGAATCATATGCTGTATGAACGGAATCAG gAAAGCAATAGACTGGAATATCTAATACCGAAAAAGACATCACTACGGCACCGATTGCCAATGGGGGATCAAGGGTTTATTGACTTTGTTGCACATCTGCTTGAGATAAATCCCAAGAAACGCCCTTCTGCATCTGAGGCTCTGAAACACCCATGGCTATCTTATCCATATGAaccgatttcttcatga